From one Bacteroides eggerthii genomic stretch:
- the ftsH gene encoding ATP-dependent zinc metalloprotease FtsH — translation MDNNTNKKPTKTNMPKFNLNWLYMIIAMMLLGLYLTNESGTSSKNIPYDEFQEYVRNGYISKVTGYDDNSVEAYVKPQYVPNVFKADSSRVGKNPLITTEAPSRESLGDFLQKEKDETRFDGSISYEKKRNYFGAILWQILPFAFLIGFWIFLSRRWSGGGGMGGGSGIFSVGKSKAQLFEKNSPVKVTFKDVAGLAEAKQEVEEIVEFLKQPQKYTDLGGKIPKGALLVGPPGTGKTLLAKAVAGEANVPFFSLAGSDFVEMFVGVGASRVRDLFRQAKEKAPCIVFIDEIDAVGRARAKAAAMGGNDERENTLNQLLTEMDGFGSNSGVIILAATNRVDVLDKALLRAGRFDRQIHVDLPDVNERKEVFGVHLRPIKIDNTVDVELLARQTPGFSGADIANVCNEAALIAARHGKKFVEKQDFLDAVDRIVGGLEKKTKITTEEERRSIAIHEAGHASISWLLEYANPLIKVTIVPRGRALGAAWYLPEERQITTKEQMLDEMCATLGGRAAEDLFLGRISTGAMNDLERVTKQAYGMIAYLGMSDKLPNLCYYNNEEYSFNRPYSEKTAELIDEEVKRMVNEQYERAKKILSDNKDGHNQLAQQLIDKEVIFAEDVEAIFGKRPWASRSEEIISASKTSKELKEAEEQEAARAEEAEKEVKEEESRNTEASDNTESKN, via the coding sequence ATGGACAATAACACCAATAAAAAACCTACTAAAACCAATATGCCTAAGTTCAATTTGAACTGGTTGTATATGATTATAGCTATGATGTTACTGGGGCTGTACCTCACCAATGAAAGCGGTACATCCAGCAAAAACATCCCCTACGATGAATTCCAGGAATACGTCCGCAACGGTTATATAAGCAAAGTAACCGGTTATGACGACAACTCAGTGGAAGCATACGTCAAACCGCAATATGTACCTAATGTATTCAAGGCGGATTCAAGTCGCGTAGGCAAGAATCCGTTGATTACAACAGAAGCTCCCTCACGCGAAAGCCTGGGTGATTTCCTGCAAAAAGAAAAAGACGAAACACGCTTCGACGGCTCTATCAGCTACGAAAAGAAGCGTAATTATTTCGGTGCAATCCTCTGGCAGATATTACCGTTTGCATTCCTTATCGGTTTCTGGATATTCCTCTCCCGCCGCTGGAGTGGTGGCGGCGGCATGGGCGGCGGCAGTGGCATTTTCAGTGTCGGCAAATCCAAAGCACAGTTATTCGAGAAAAACTCTCCGGTGAAAGTAACATTTAAGGATGTTGCCGGTCTTGCAGAAGCCAAACAGGAAGTAGAGGAGATCGTAGAATTTCTGAAGCAACCGCAGAAATATACAGACCTGGGTGGTAAAATTCCTAAGGGAGCATTGCTCGTGGGGCCTCCGGGAACAGGTAAGACCTTGTTGGCAAAAGCTGTGGCCGGGGAAGCCAATGTACCGTTCTTCTCATTGGCAGGTTCCGACTTTGTGGAAATGTTTGTCGGCGTAGGTGCTTCACGCGTCCGCGATTTGTTCCGCCAGGCCAAAGAGAAAGCGCCTTGCATCGTATTCATTGATGAAATTGATGCCGTAGGACGTGCACGCGCCAAAGCTGCCGCCATGGGTGGCAATGATGAACGCGAAAACACATTGAACCAGTTGTTGACAGAAATGGACGGTTTCGGTTCCAACAGCGGTGTTATTATTCTTGCCGCAACCAATCGCGTGGACGTTCTGGACAAAGCATTGCTGCGTGCCGGACGCTTCGACCGTCAGATACATGTAGACTTACCGGACGTGAACGAGCGCAAAGAAGTATTCGGTGTGCACCTGCGTCCTATCAAGATAGACAATACGGTGGATGTGGAACTGCTGGCCCGCCAGACTCCCGGTTTTTCCGGCGCCGACATTGCCAATGTGTGCAACGAAGCAGCCTTGATTGCTGCCCGTCATGGAAAGAAGTTTGTAGAAAAGCAAGACTTCTTGGATGCGGTGGACCGCATTGTAGGCGGCTTGGAAAAGAAAACTAAAATCACTACCGAAGAAGAACGCCGTTCCATCGCCATACACGAAGCAGGCCACGCCAGCATTTCCTGGTTACTGGAATACGCCAATCCTCTGATTAAAGTAACAATCGTTCCACGCGGCCGCGCCTTAGGTGCAGCTTGGTACCTCCCCGAAGAACGCCAAATTACGACCAAGGAACAAATGTTGGATGAGATGTGCGCCACTTTGGGTGGACGCGCCGCAGAGGATTTATTCCTCGGAAGAATCTCAACCGGTGCAATGAACGACTTGGAACGCGTAACCAAGCAAGCATACGGCATGATTGCCTACCTAGGCATGAGCGACAAGTTACCGAATCTCTGTTACTACAACAACGAAGAATATTCTTTCAACCGCCCGTACAGCGAGAAGACCGCCGAACTGATTGATGAAGAAGTGAAACGCATGGTAAACGAACAGTACGAACGCGCCAAAAAGATTCTCTCCGACAATAAAGACGGCCACAACCAATTAGCCCAGCAGTTGATCGACAAAGAGGTAATCTTTGCAGAAGATGTGGAAGCTATTTTCGGCAAACGCCCATGGGCTTCCCGCTCTGAAGAAATCATCAGCGCCAGCAAGACTTCCAAAGAACTGAAAGAAGCGGAAGAGCAAGAAGCCGCCAGAGCCGAAGAAGCAGAAAAAGAGGTGAAAGAGGAAGAAAGCCGTAACACAGAAGCCTCCGATAATACCGAATCAAAAAATTAA
- the rsfS gene encoding ribosome silencing factor, whose translation MNEAKKLIQQITEGIQDKKGKKIVIADLTQISDTICNYFVICQGNSPSQVSAIVDSIRDFTRKGANSKPFAVDGLRNAEWVAMDYSDVLVHVFLPEVREFYNLEHLWADAKLTQVPDLD comes from the coding sequence ATGAACGAAGCTAAGAAACTAATTCAACAAATAACAGAAGGTATTCAAGATAAAAAAGGAAAGAAAATCGTCATAGCAGACCTTACCCAAATAAGCGATACGATTTGTAACTATTTCGTCATCTGTCAAGGAAATTCTCCAAGTCAAGTAAGCGCCATCGTAGATTCCATAAGAGACTTCACCCGTAAAGGAGCAAACAGCAAACCTTTTGCGGTAGACGGACTGCGCAATGCCGAATGGGTAGCCATGGATTATTCCGATGTACTGGTTCATGTCTTTCTGCCGGAAGTGCGTGAATTCTATAATCTGGAGCATCTATGGGCAGATGCCAAATTAACTCAAGTTCCCGACCTCGATTAA
- a CDS encoding phosphoribosylaminoimidazolecarboxamide formyltransferase: MAKELSLKYGCNPNQKPARIFMQEGELPIEVLNGRPGYINFMDALNGWQLVKELKEATGMPAAASFKHVSPAGAAIGLELDETMKKIYFVDGLQLSPLANAYVRARGADRMSSYGDFIALSDVCDEATARFINREVSDGVIAPGYTDEAFEILKNKRKGTYNVIKIDPAYKPAPIEHKDVFGVTFEQGRNEIKLNGEELFANIPTRNKNFPEAAKRDLMIALITLKYTQSNSVCYVKEGQAIGIGAGQQSRIHCTRLAGNKADIWYLRQHPKVLNLPWVEKIRRADRDNTIDVYISDDYEDVLADGVWQQFFTEKPEVLTREEKRAWLDTLKGVALGSDAFFPFGDNIERAHRSGVEFIAQAGGSVRDDHVIETCDKYGIAMAFTGVRLFHH, encoded by the coding sequence ATGGCAAAAGAACTATCTTTGAAATACGGCTGTAACCCTAATCAAAAGCCGGCCCGCATCTTTATGCAGGAGGGAGAGTTGCCTATCGAAGTCTTGAACGGACGTCCGGGGTATATCAACTTTATGGATGCCCTGAACGGTTGGCAGTTGGTAAAAGAACTGAAAGAGGCTACCGGGATGCCGGCCGCCGCTTCATTTAAACACGTAAGTCCGGCAGGAGCCGCTATCGGATTGGAGCTGGACGAAACAATGAAAAAAATCTATTTTGTTGATGGCTTGCAGCTTTCACCGCTTGCCAATGCTTATGTGCGTGCTCGCGGTGCCGATCGTATGTCTTCTTATGGTGATTTTATTGCCTTAAGTGATGTGTGTGATGAGGCTACTGCCCGTTTCATAAATCGTGAAGTGTCTGACGGAGTAATTGCGCCGGGATATACCGATGAGGCGTTTGAGATATTGAAGAATAAGCGTAAGGGTACTTATAATGTAATCAAGATTGATCCAGCTTATAAACCGGCTCCGATTGAGCATAAAGATGTTTTCGGGGTTACTTTTGAGCAAGGTCGTAATGAGATTAAGTTGAATGGGGAGGAGTTGTTTGCAAATATCCCTACCAGGAATAAGAATTTTCCCGAAGCCGCCAAGCGTGATTTGATGATAGCACTTATTACATTGAAGTATACTCAGTCTAATTCTGTTTGTTATGTAAAGGAAGGGCAGGCCATCGGTATTGGTGCCGGACAGCAGAGCCGTATTCATTGTACCCGCTTGGCGGGAAATAAGGCTGATATATGGTACTTGCGCCAACATCCGAAAGTGCTGAATTTGCCTTGGGTGGAGAAAATACGACGTGCTGACCGCGACAATACAATTGATGTCTATATCAGTGATGATTACGAAGATGTATTGGCCGACGGTGTTTGGCAGCAGTTCTTTACTGAAAAGCCGGAGGTTCTGACTCGTGAGGAGAAACGTGCGTGGTTGGATACTTTGAAAGGTGTTGCGCTGGGTTCTGATGCGTTTTTTCCATTCGGTGACAATATTGAACGTGCGCACAGGAGTGGTGTGGAGTTTATAGCGCAGGCAGGAGGTTCGGTACGTGATGATCATGTTATAGAGACTTGTGATAAATATGGCATAGCAATGGCATTTACCGGTGTCCGTCTGTTCCATCATTAA
- a CDS encoding DUF349 domain-containing protein, translating to MTDTHDTNLPDKAVELEEDKKTAEVSEPATTETSAEATLTDKPAESVQKLTKEEILNKLKEIATDVENAAKSEIDSLKQAFYKLHNSEQEAAKKLFVENGGIIEEFVPQADALEEEFKNTMSVIKEKRSALNAEQEKQKELNLQIKLSIIEELKELVESPEDANKNYTEFKKLQQQWNEVKVVPQAKVNELWKNYQLYVEKFYDLLKLNNEFREYDFKKNLEIKNHLCEAAEKLADEPDVVSAFHQLQKLHQEFRDTGPVAKELRDEIWARFKAASTTVNRRHQQHFEALKETEQHNLDQKTVICEIIEAIDYNELTNFSSWENKTQEIIALQNKWKTIGFAPQKMNVKIFERFRKACDEFFQKKGEFFKSLKEGMNENLEKKRILCEKAEALKDSTDWKTTAEELTKLQKEWKTVGPVAKKYSDTIWKRFISACDYFFEQKNKATSSQRSVEQENLEKKKVIIEKLTAIDETMDVEEATLLVRELMKEWNSVGHVPFKEKDKIYKQYHGQIDKLFERFNISASNKKLSNFKSSISNIQEGSPQALYREREKLVRACENMKNELQTYENNLGFLTTSSKKGSNLLTELNRKVEKLKSDIELVKQKIKVIDNSISEAE from the coding sequence ATGACGGACACTCATGACACTAATCTCCCCGACAAAGCGGTGGAATTAGAAGAAGACAAGAAAACAGCAGAGGTTTCTGAGCCGGCAACAACAGAAACTTCAGCTGAAGCAACCTTGACAGACAAGCCGGCCGAATCTGTTCAAAAGCTCACAAAAGAAGAAATCCTGAATAAGCTTAAAGAAATTGCGACGGATGTAGAAAACGCAGCCAAATCGGAAATAGACAGCTTGAAACAGGCTTTCTACAAACTACATAACTCCGAGCAGGAAGCTGCAAAGAAGCTATTCGTTGAGAATGGAGGAATTATTGAAGAGTTTGTTCCACAAGCCGATGCTTTGGAAGAGGAATTCAAGAATACCATGTCCGTCATCAAAGAAAAAAGAAGTGCGCTCAATGCAGAGCAAGAGAAACAGAAAGAACTCAACCTGCAAATCAAGCTTTCTATCATTGAGGAACTAAAGGAATTGGTAGAGTCTCCTGAAGATGCCAACAAGAACTATACAGAGTTCAAGAAATTGCAACAGCAATGGAATGAAGTGAAAGTTGTGCCCCAAGCCAAAGTAAATGAGTTGTGGAAGAATTATCAACTGTATGTCGAAAAATTCTACGACCTCTTAAAGCTGAACAATGAGTTTCGTGAATATGATTTCAAGAAGAACCTTGAAATAAAGAACCATCTTTGCGAAGCCGCTGAAAAATTGGCCGACGAACCGGATGTGGTCTCCGCTTTCCACCAATTGCAGAAGCTGCATCAGGAATTCCGCGATACAGGCCCGGTGGCAAAAGAATTACGCGATGAAATATGGGCGCGTTTCAAGGCAGCCTCCACGACTGTAAACCGTCGCCACCAACAACACTTTGAAGCCCTGAAAGAGACTGAGCAACACAATCTCGATCAAAAGACCGTAATTTGTGAAATCATCGAAGCCATTGATTACAACGAGCTCACCAACTTCTCTTCTTGGGAAAACAAGACACAGGAAATCATTGCCTTGCAAAATAAATGGAAAACCATCGGTTTTGCCCCGCAAAAGATGAACGTGAAGATATTTGAACGCTTCCGCAAAGCATGCGATGAGTTCTTCCAAAAGAAAGGCGAATTCTTCAAGTCCCTGAAAGAAGGCATGAACGAAAATCTGGAGAAGAAACGCATCTTATGCGAAAAAGCAGAAGCCTTGAAAGACAGTACCGATTGGAAAACAACGGCAGAAGAGTTGACCAAACTGCAAAAGGAATGGAAAACAGTAGGTCCCGTTGCCAAGAAATACTCAGACACTATATGGAAACGGTTCATTTCTGCCTGTGACTATTTCTTTGAACAAAAGAACAAAGCAACCTCTTCGCAACGTTCCGTTGAACAAGAGAACCTGGAAAAAAAGAAAGTCATTATCGAAAAGCTAACTGCCATTGATGAAACAATGGATGTAGAAGAGGCTACGCTATTGGTTCGTGAACTTATGAAAGAATGGAATAGCGTAGGGCATGTACCTTTCAAAGAAAAGGATAAGATATACAAACAATACCATGGACAGATAGACAAATTGTTTGAACGTTTCAACATCAGCGCTTCCAACAAGAAGCTGAGTAACTTCAAATCGTCTATCAGCAATATCCAGGAAGGTAGCCCGCAAGCCCTCTACCGCGAACGGGAAAAGCTGGTACGTGCCTGCGAAAATATGAAAAATGAATTGCAGACCTACGAAAACAATCTGGGCTTTCTGACAACATCTTCCAAGAAAGGCAGCAACTTGCTGACAGAGCTTAACCGTAAAGTGGAAAAGTTAAAGAGTGACATCGAATTGGTGAAGCAGAAAATTAAAGTGATTGACAACTCAATCAGCGAAGCAGAATAG